Below is a window of Cytobacillus firmus DNA.
ACCGCTGCTGGACAGTCACTCCAGAAGTTGGCAAGACAGAAGGATATGACACGCTTTGCCCTCGCTGTGCTGATGTTGTAAAAAATAATTATAGCCACTTGGCTTAAATACCGGCAGTCCCTCAAATATTGGGGGACTGTTTTTGATTAACTTCTTCAAATCCTTTTTATAAATAATTCCACCTTCACTAAATGTTGTGCCGTTTGCTAAAAGTTTGTCCGTGTCTGAAATCCGTTCCGAGAAAATAATAAAGTAAACATCTCAGAACGGAGGAAAAAGCATGGATGCAAAAGCAGAAGGGCTATATACAGAACTCCGTAATACAAGACAGGAAATATTGGAAAAGCTTATGGAAGGCAACAGTTCCCCTTTGATAAAGCCTATTTTATTGGAAGAGCTATATGATATTGAACAAACACTTTCCAAAATTGAATCAGGAAAATTCGGCAAGTGTGAAATGTCGGGTGAGCTCCTGCCGGAAGATTTGCTGCAGATGATTCCTACTTTAAAAACAATGGAGGATTGCAGCAGACTGGGGGATTTCTACAGAAAGTCTATTTTCCACTGAGTTTAAGCGTGTGCTGTGTTTTTTATTCAGATTGTGCTAAAATGCAAAGGTAATGATATGAGATATGGGGGTTGCCTTTGTGTTTTATTACATAATTGCATTGTTCGTTATTGCACTTGATCAGTTTACGAAGTGGCTGATTGTAAAGAACTTTGAATTAGGAGAAAGTGTTAAAGTTATTGAGGACTTTCTTTATATTACATCGCACCGCAACCGTGGCGCTGCCTGGGGCATCCTGCAGGGGCAAATGTGGTTTTTCTACGTTATAACCGTTATTGTCATAATTGGTATCATTTATTACATTCAAAAAGCAGCCAAAGGCAAATTGCTTCTTGGAGTCTCTTTGGGCCTGATGCTGGGCGGAGCAATTGGAAACTTTATTGACAGGGTATTTCGAAAAGAAGTGGTGGATTTTGTAAACACTTATATTTTTGGCTATGACTTTCCCGTTTTCAATATTGCTGACTCAGCGCTGGTCATTGGGGTAGGACTATTGATGATTCAGATGCTGCTTGAAGAGAGAGAAGCAAAGAAAAAGGAGAAATCTTATGGAGAAAATGGAACACATCATTCCTGATGAACAGGCAGGAGAAAGAATAGATAAAGTGTTATCCACATTGAATGCGGATTGGTCAAGAACTCAGGTACAGCAATGGATCAAGGATGCCAATGTTTTGGTGAATGGCCAAAAGCCTAAAACTAATTACAAATGTTCCGCAAACGATAAAATTGAAATATCAATACCTGAACCAGAAGAACTGGATGTAGTGCCGGAAGAAATGGATTTGGATATTTATTATGAAGACCAGGATGTCCTCGTTGTAAATAAACCGAAAGGAATGGTTGTCCATCCTGCAGCCGGGCATGGAACTGGAACACTTGTAAATGGTCTTATGGCTCATTGCAAAGACTTATCAGGAATTAATGGGGTCATGAGGCCCGGAATAGTTCATAGAATCGATAAAGATACGTCGGGACTTCTCATGGTTGCAAAGAATGATATGGCACATGAGAGTCTTGTGAACCAGCTGATGAACAAAACTGTTACACGTAAGTACCGGGCCATTGTCCATGGAGTTATTCCACACGACTACGGTACTATTGATGCGCCAATCGCCCGCGATCCCAAAGATCGTCAAAGTATGAGTGTTGTGGACAATGGAAAACACGCGGTTACGCATTTTCAGGTCATTGAGCGTTTCAGGGATTTCACACTGGTGGAATGCCAGCTGGAAACGGGAAGAACACATCAAATCCGGGTTCATATGAAATACATTGGCTATCCTCTTGCGGGAGATCCTAAATACGGTCCCAGAAAGACACTTGATATCGGAGGACAGGCACTTCATGCAGGCGTTCTTGGCTTTGAACATCCACGTTCTGGTGAGTACCTTGAATTTGAAGCACCTGCACCTGCTTACTTTAAGGATCTAGTAGAGAACCTGGCAAATAATCGTTGACAATTGTCCAATTGTGCTATATGATGACTATAGTTGAATAAGTCCTTTAAAACAGTCCCGTGAGGCTGGGAAGGAAACGGATTGAATAAGGAGAATTGTGTCCTTATTCTGCAGTTTACCCTCTCACCTGATCGGTGAGAGGGTTTTTTGCATATAAAATCTGATAATAGGGGTGATCATGATGCAGCAGCAAAAAGCAATTGTTTTGGATGACCAGGCAATCAGGAGAGCGCTGACAAGGATTGCTCATGAAATCATAGAGAAAAATAAAGGGATTGAAAATTGCATACTGATTGGCATCCGGACCAGGGGGATTTACCTGGCGAACCGCCTGGCGGAAAGAATTGAACAAATCGAGGGAGCCAAAATTGAAGTAGGCGAACTTGATATCACTCTCTATAGAGATGATCTTACGAAAAAGACTGAAAATCAGGAGCCGCTTGTCAAAGGCTCCGATGTTCCAAAAGATATTAACGATCAGAAGGTGATCCTGATCGATGATGTTCTTTATACAGGAAGAACAGTTAGAGCAGCCCTTGATGCGCTGATCGATATTGGGAGGCCATCTCAGATTCAGCTTGCAGTCCTTGTGGACCGCGGCCATAGGGAGCTTCCGATAAGAGCTGATTATGTAGGAAAGAACATTCCAACCTCCAGTTCGGAAAAAATTGTCGTCGAGCTGAAGGAAGTGGATGAAAACGACCAGGTAAGTATATATGAAAATTAAATAGCCCTTTTAAATGCAGTCCAGAGAGGCTGGCAAAGGGGAACACAGCAGAATCGGTCTGTCTTTTGCTGTGCTCTTGAACCCTCTTTGCACTCCTGCAAAGAGGGTTTTTTAATAAAATGCAGAGGAGAGGTCGTAATGAATAAGCCTATTTTAGATATAAAGGATGTACCAAAACCAGCCCATTGGCTGACATTAAGTTTACAGCATTTATTCGCTATGTTCGGAGCTACTATACTTGTACCATACTTAGTAGGATTAAATCCTGCCATTGCACTAATCTCAAGCGGACTGGCAACGATAGCCTTCCTAATCATTACAAAATGGCAGGTGCCGGCATACCTTGGTTCATCTTTCGCATTCATTGCCCCGATCTTAGCTGCCAAAGCTGCCGGAGGCCCGGGTGCTGCCATGATCGGCAGCTTCATGGCTGGACTTGTGTATGGGGCAGTAGCCCTGATCATCAAGAAAGCAGGCTACCGCTGGATTATGAATTTGCTTCCGCCAATTGTGGTAGGACCTGTGATCATTGTAATCGGATTGGCATTAGCAGGGACAGCGGTCGGGATGGCTATGAACAATCCTGACACTGGTGAATACAGCATGCTGCATTTCTCAGCAGCGCTTATCACTTTAGGTGCAACAATCATCTTTTCCATCTATGCAAAAGGTATGCTCAGTATGGTGCCGATTCTGGCAGGGATCATCATCGGCTATGTTTACTCACTGGCTGTGGGCCTGATCGACTTCTCGCTTGTACAGCAGGCCGCCTGGTTCGAAATGCCGGAATTCTTATTCCCGTTCGCAGATTATGAAGTGAGGATAACCCTGGATCTTGCGCTTCTAATGATTCCAGTAGCTGTTGTGACTATCTCTGAACATATCGGTCATCAGCTTGTCCTTGGAAAAGTAGTTGGAAAAGATTACATTAAAGAACCGGGTCTTCACCGCTCCATCCTTGCTGATGGAACAGGAACAATGATCTCGGCATTAATCGGGGGTCCGCCAAAGACAACTTACGGTGAAAACATTGGTGTACTCGCCATCACGAAAATTTACAGTGTCTATGTACTTGCGGGTGCTGCAGTCATCGCCATCATCTTCGGATTCATTGGCAAGGTGACAGCACTGATCAGCTCGATCCCTACTCCAGTAATGGGCGGCGTATCGATCCTGCTGTTCGGGATCATCGCTTCATCAGGATTAAGAATGCTGGTTGACAGCAAAGTGGATTTTGGAAACAACCGCAATCTTGTTATCGCATCAGTCATCCTTGTCCTGGGAATTGGGGGAGCTCATATCGAGATTTGGGCATTCAAACTGGAAGGAATGGCACTGGCAGCAATCAGCGGTGTTCTCCTGAACCTGATTCTCCCTGGCAGGGAAGAGACTAAGGAAGATATATTTGAAACAGAAACCGAAAAAAAAAATAAAGTAGCTTAATGCTTTTTAACTAAGTCCCGAGAGGCTTAAAAGGGTGTTGGCGGCAAACCTGGCTATACGGTATCAGTGTATCCGTATATCCGGCTGCCTCAACTTTGCAGCACCCTGACCAAATCGGCAGGGTGCTTTTTTTGAAGGGGAGGATAAAAAATGAAACATTTGCTCACTACCTCAGAGTTGGAAATTAAAGAAATCAATAAAATCCTTGAAGATGCGCAATATTTTTTAAACGGCGGAACATGGACTCCTGAACAAAAGGTTTTTGTCGCTAACCTTTTCTTTGAGAATAGCACAAGAACTAAATGCAGCTTTGAAGTGGCGGAAAGGCGGCTTGGATTGGATATAATTCCTTTTGAAGTCAGCACATCAAGTGTATCCAAGGGTGAGTCATTATACGACACAGTCAAAACGCTGGAAGCGATCGGTGTACATGCAGTCGTCATCCGCCATAGCGAGGATCGCTACTTTGACGAATTGGCAGACAAAAGCGGTGTGTCCATCCTGAATGCAGGGGATGGCTGCGGGCACCATCCAACACAATCACTGCTGGATCTGCTGACGATTAAACAGGAATTCGGATCCTTTGAAGGATTAAAAGTAGCCATCATTGGTGATATCGCACATAGCCGTGTCGCAAGATCCAATGCAGATGCACTTGTCCGGCTCGGTGCAAAGGTTGTTTTTTCAGGTCCAAAAGAATGGTTCGATGAAGAAATGCTTGAGAATGGAATGTATGAAGATGTTGACACAGCTATAGAAACTTCTGATGTTGTCATGCTGCTGAGAATACAGCATGAGAGGCATGAATCGAAAGCTGACCAATCTGCTGAAGAATACCACCTGGCATACGGTCTTACAGAAGATCGTGAAAGAACAATGAAGCCAAACAGCATTATTATGCATCCGGCACCTGTAAATCGGGGTGTTGAAATAGCAGATTGTTTAGTGGAATGCGGTCGTTCCAGGATTTTTAAGCAGATGCAAAATGGTGTGTACATCCGAATGGCAGTATTAAAACGATCAATTGAACATATTGA
It encodes the following:
- the pyrR gene encoding bifunctional pyr operon transcriptional regulator/uracil phosphoribosyltransferase PyrR; amino-acid sequence: MMQQQKAIVLDDQAIRRALTRIAHEIIEKNKGIENCILIGIRTRGIYLANRLAERIEQIEGAKIEVGELDITLYRDDLTKKTENQEPLVKGSDVPKDINDQKVILIDDVLYTGRTVRAALDALIDIGRPSQIQLAVLVDRGHRELPIRADYVGKNIPTSSSEKIVVELKEVDENDQVSIYEN
- the lspA gene encoding signal peptidase II, which codes for MFYYIIALFVIALDQFTKWLIVKNFELGESVKVIEDFLYITSHRNRGAAWGILQGQMWFFYVITVIVIIGIIYYIQKAAKGKLLLGVSLGLMLGGAIGNFIDRVFRKEVVDFVNTYIFGYDFPVFNIADSALVIGVGLLMIQMLLEEREAKKKEKSYGENGTHHS
- a CDS encoding solute carrier family 23 protein, producing the protein MNKPILDIKDVPKPAHWLTLSLQHLFAMFGATILVPYLVGLNPAIALISSGLATIAFLIITKWQVPAYLGSSFAFIAPILAAKAAGGPGAAMIGSFMAGLVYGAVALIIKKAGYRWIMNLLPPIVVGPVIIVIGLALAGTAVGMAMNNPDTGEYSMLHFSAALITLGATIIFSIYAKGMLSMVPILAGIIIGYVYSLAVGLIDFSLVQQAAWFEMPEFLFPFADYEVRITLDLALLMIPVAVVTISEHIGHQLVLGKVVGKDYIKEPGLHRSILADGTGTMISALIGGPPKTTYGENIGVLAITKIYSVYVLAGAAVIAIIFGFIGKVTALISSIPTPVMGGVSILLFGIIASSGLRMLVDSKVDFGNNRNLVIASVILVLGIGGAHIEIWAFKLEGMALAAISGVLLNLILPGREETKEDIFETETEKKNKVA
- a CDS encoding aspartate carbamoyltransferase catalytic subunit, with the protein product MKHLLTTSELEIKEINKILEDAQYFLNGGTWTPEQKVFVANLFFENSTRTKCSFEVAERRLGLDIIPFEVSTSSVSKGESLYDTVKTLEAIGVHAVVIRHSEDRYFDELADKSGVSILNAGDGCGHHPTQSLLDLLTIKQEFGSFEGLKVAIIGDIAHSRVARSNADALVRLGAKVVFSGPKEWFDEEMLENGMYEDVDTAIETSDVVMLLRIQHERHESKADQSAEEYHLAYGLTEDRERTMKPNSIIMHPAPVNRGVEIADCLVECGRSRIFKQMQNGVYIRMAVLKRSIEHIEGGAKHVNIDKKWPVAY
- a CDS encoding RluA family pseudouridine synthase, whose translation is MEKMEHIIPDEQAGERIDKVLSTLNADWSRTQVQQWIKDANVLVNGQKPKTNYKCSANDKIEISIPEPEELDVVPEEMDLDIYYEDQDVLVVNKPKGMVVHPAAGHGTGTLVNGLMAHCKDLSGINGVMRPGIVHRIDKDTSGLLMVAKNDMAHESLVNQLMNKTVTRKYRAIVHGVIPHDYGTIDAPIARDPKDRQSMSVVDNGKHAVTHFQVIERFRDFTLVECQLETGRTHQIRVHMKYIGYPLAGDPKYGPRKTLDIGGQALHAGVLGFEHPRSGEYLEFEAPAPAYFKDLVENLANNR